In one Gossypium hirsutum isolate 1008001.06 chromosome D09, Gossypium_hirsutum_v2.1, whole genome shotgun sequence genomic region, the following are encoded:
- the LOC107891217 gene encoding 40S ribosomal protein S5, whose amino-acid sequence MATDVAAPATAAPKDPTQPHLEVKLFNRWSFEEVQVADISLSDYIGVQASKHATYVPHTAGRYSVKRFRKAQCPIVERLTNSLMMHGRNNGKKLMAVRIVKHAMDIIYLLTDQNPIQVIVDAIINSGPREDATRIGSAGVVRRQAVDISPLRRVNQAIYLLTTGARESAFRNIKTIAECLADELINAAKGSSNSYAIKKKDEIERVAKANR is encoded by the exons ATGGCGACAGATGTTGCAGCCCCCGCCACCGCCGCACCCAAAGACCCAACCCAACCTCACCTTGAAGTAAAACTCTTCAACCGCTGGAGCTTCGAGGAAGTTCag GTTGCTGATATCTCCTTGAGTGATTACATTGGTGTCCAAGCTTCGAAGCATGCTACCTATGTGCCACACACTGCTGGGAGGTACTCAGTTAAGCGTTTCAGGAAGGCTCAGTGCCCAATTGTTGAAAGGCTTACAAACTCACTTATGATGCATGGCCGAAACAATGGGAAGAAGCTTATGGCAGTCAGGATTGTGAAGCATGCCATGGATATTATTTATCTCTTGACTGATCAGAACCCAATTCAAGTCATTGTTGATGCTATTATCAACAG TGGGCCACGTGAAGATGCTACTCGAATTGGTTCTGCTGGTGTTGTCAGGCGTCAGGCTGTTGATATTTCTCCTCTTCGTCGCGTGAATCAGGCCATCTATCTTTTGACCACTGGTGCACGTGAGTCTGCATTCAGGAACATTAAAACAATTGCAGAGTGTTTGGCTGATGAGCTTATTAATGCTGCTAAGGGATCATCTAACAG CTATGCCATCAAgaagaaggatgaaattgagagaGTTGCTAAGGCTAATCGTTGA